One Candidatus Methylomirabilota bacterium genomic region harbors:
- a CDS encoding ATP-binding protein, whose translation MPLHGLRPGFAGDDLPWVFEPFFTRRAAGTGLGLALVARVVEEHAGTVSAANHPDGGTVMTVRLPPGRA comes from the coding sequence GTGCCGCTTCACGGACTCCGGCCCGGGTTCGCGGGCGACGACCTCCCCTGGGTCTTCGAGCCGTTCTTCACCCGCCGCGCAGCCGGGACGGGTCTGGGACTCGCGCTCGTCGCCCGGGTCGTCGAGGAGCACGCCGGCACGGTGTCCGCGGCCAACCATCCCGACGGCGGGACGGTGATGACAGTGCGACTGCCGCCCGGCCGCGCGTAG